From Mycobacterium lacus, one genomic window encodes:
- a CDS encoding type II toxin-antitoxin system VapC family toxin, producing the protein MNHLLDTNVVSELRKRPGVIDSRVLAWAVARPAYELFISVITVMEIELGILRLERRNPEQGAVLRRWFEGGVLVGFADRILSVDVGVARRAARLHVPDPKPERDAYIAATALELGLIVATRNVADFEPIGVALVNPWTY; encoded by the coding sequence GTGAACCATCTGCTCGACACCAACGTCGTCAGCGAGCTCCGAAAACGGCCAGGGGTGATCGACTCGCGCGTGCTCGCATGGGCCGTCGCGCGACCCGCGTACGAGCTGTTCATCAGTGTCATCACCGTGATGGAGATCGAACTCGGCATCCTCCGCCTGGAGCGCCGCAACCCCGAGCAGGGGGCGGTGCTGCGCCGGTGGTTTGAGGGCGGCGTGCTCGTTGGATTTGCCGATCGCATCCTGTCGGTGGACGTCGGCGTGGCCCGTCGCGCGGCGCGGCTGCACGTGCCTGACCCGAAGCCGGAGCGTGATGCCTACATCGCGGCGACCGCGCTCGAGCTTGGATTGATCGTTGCAACTCGGAACGTCGCCGATTTCGAACCCATCGGCGTGGCCCTGGTCAACCCCTGGACGTACTGA
- a CDS encoding type II toxin-antitoxin system prevent-host-death family antitoxin: MSAQEFNRDVSAAKRAAADGPVIITDRGKPAFVLLTVEEFERITDKRTIVDWLQLDEDIEFEPVPLRSLPRAADL; encoded by the coding sequence ATGTCTGCTCAAGAGTTCAACCGCGACGTCAGCGCCGCGAAGCGTGCGGCGGCCGACGGTCCGGTCATCATCACCGACCGTGGCAAGCCCGCGTTCGTGCTGCTCACGGTCGAGGAATTCGAACGCATCACGGATAAGCGGACGATCGTGGACTGGCTGCAACTCGACGAGGACATCGAATTCGAGCCCGTGCCGCTTCGCTCGCTGCCGCGGGCAGCGGATCTGTGA
- the gnd gene encoding phosphogluconate dehydrogenase (NAD(+)-dependent, decarboxylating), translated as MQLGMIGLGRMGANIVRRVVKGGHECVVYDHNPDAVKAMAGEERTTGVSSVSELCDKLAAPRVVWVMVPAGSITTSVIEELATTLQPGDIVIDGGNSYYRDDLRHAKLLSEKGIRLLDCGTSGGVWGLGRGYCLMIGGDAGAFAHAEPIFATVAPGVDAAPRTPGREGGVAQSEQGYLYCGPSGAGHFVKMVHNGIEYGMMASLAEGLNILRNADVGTRVQEGDAETAPLSNPECYLYDFDIPEIAEVWRRGSVIGSWLLDLTAIALHESPELREFSGRVSDSGEGRWTSIAAIDEGVPAPVLTTALQSRFASRDLDDFANKALSAMRKQFGGHAEKPAN; from the coding sequence ATGCAGCTAGGGATGATTGGCCTGGGCCGGATGGGTGCGAACATCGTTCGCCGAGTGGTCAAGGGCGGACACGAATGCGTGGTGTACGACCACAACCCGGATGCGGTCAAAGCGATGGCGGGCGAGGAACGAACCACCGGGGTGTCCTCGGTGTCCGAGCTGTGCGACAAGCTCGCCGCCCCGCGAGTCGTCTGGGTGATGGTGCCCGCGGGAAGCATCACCACCTCGGTGATCGAGGAACTGGCGACCACGCTCCAGCCCGGCGACATCGTGATCGACGGCGGCAACTCCTACTACCGCGACGACCTTCGGCACGCAAAGCTGTTGTCCGAGAAAGGGATTCGCCTGCTCGACTGCGGCACCAGCGGTGGCGTGTGGGGACTGGGGCGCGGCTACTGCCTGATGATCGGCGGGGACGCGGGCGCGTTCGCGCACGCCGAGCCGATCTTTGCCACCGTCGCACCCGGGGTGGACGCGGCGCCGCGCACGCCGGGCCGAGAGGGTGGGGTTGCGCAATCGGAGCAGGGCTACCTGTATTGCGGTCCGTCCGGCGCGGGGCACTTCGTCAAGATGGTGCACAACGGCATCGAATACGGGATGATGGCCTCGCTCGCCGAGGGACTGAACATCCTGCGCAATGCCGACGTGGGCACCCGCGTGCAGGAGGGGGACGCCGAAACCGCGCCGCTCTCGAACCCCGAGTGCTATCTGTACGACTTCGACATCCCGGAGATCGCCGAGGTGTGGCGCCGCGGCAGCGTCATCGGCTCCTGGCTGCTGGATCTGACCGCGATCGCGCTGCACGAATCGCCCGAGCTGAGGGAGTTTTCCGGGCGGGTCTCCGACTCCGGGGAGGGCCGGTGGACCTCCATCGCCGCGATCGACGAGGGAGTTCCCGCACCGGTGTTGACGACGGCGCTGCAGTCCCGCTTCGCCTCGCGCGACCTCGATGACTTCGCCAACAAGGCGCTGTCGGCGATGCGCAAGCAGTTCGGCGGCCACGCCGAGAAACCGGCCAACTAG
- a CDS encoding putative quinol monooxygenase: protein MIFIVVKFETKPEWTERWPDLVAPFTAATRAEPGNLWFEWSRSLDNPAEYVLVEAFRDGEAGSVHVNSEHFKRAMAELPQALVSTPKIVSQTVDATGWSAMGEMSVD, encoded by the coding sequence ATGATCTTTATCGTCGTCAAGTTCGAGACCAAGCCCGAGTGGACCGAGCGCTGGCCGGATCTGGTCGCGCCGTTCACCGCGGCCACTCGCGCCGAGCCGGGCAACCTGTGGTTCGAGTGGTCGCGCAGCCTGGACAACCCGGCGGAGTACGTCCTGGTCGAAGCCTTCCGCGACGGTGAGGCGGGCAGCGTCCACGTCAACAGCGAGCACTTCAAGCGCGCCATGGCCGAGCTGCCGCAGGCACTGGTGTCGACGCCCAAGATCGTCAGCCAGACCGTCGACGCGACGGGTTGGTCGGCGATGGGCGAGATGTCGGTCGACTAA
- a CDS encoding guanylate cyclase: MDSSTLTLDQALNETRTGDLWLFRGGSRPDRAIQTLTNAPVNHVGMTVAIDDLPPLIWHAELGDKLLDIWTATFHRGVQLNDLRQAVEQWTGRYHQRCWLRQLTPYASREQEDKLLRVIARMDGTAFPTTARLTGRWLRGRLPTINDWIRGIPLVDKKVREQTQRRKAQRRTMGLQTAYCAETVAITYEEMGLLVTHKDANWFDPGKFWSGDTLPLAPGYQLGAEIEVVVG, encoded by the coding sequence GTGGACTCGAGCACGCTGACCCTGGACCAAGCGCTGAACGAAACCCGGACCGGCGACCTCTGGCTGTTTCGGGGCGGCTCACGACCCGACCGCGCCATCCAGACCCTGACAAACGCCCCGGTGAACCACGTCGGCATGACGGTGGCCATCGACGATTTGCCACCGTTGATCTGGCATGCGGAGCTGGGCGACAAGCTGCTCGACATCTGGACCGCCACCTTCCACCGCGGCGTGCAGCTCAACGATCTCCGCCAAGCCGTCGAGCAGTGGACCGGGCGCTACCACCAGCGGTGCTGGTTGCGTCAGCTGACGCCGTACGCCAGCCGCGAACAGGAAGACAAGCTGCTGCGGGTCATTGCGCGGATGGACGGCACCGCGTTCCCGACCACCGCTCGGCTGACCGGCCGGTGGCTGCGCGGCCGGCTCCCGACCATCAACGACTGGATAAGAGGAATTCCATTGGTGGACAAGAAGGTTCGCGAACAGACGCAACGGCGCAAGGCGCAGCGACGCACGATGGGACTTCAGACGGCGTACTGCGCGGAGACGGTGGCCATCACCTACGAGGAAATGGGACTGCTCGTCACCCACAAGGACGCGAATTGGTTCGACCCGGGCAAGTTCTGGAGCGGCGACACGCTTCCGCTGGCGCCGGGTTACCAGCTGGGCGCTGAAATCGAAGTTGTCGTCGGTTAG
- a CDS encoding adenylate/guanylate cyclase domain-containing protein, whose protein sequence is MPDAGDALHIAVHALAGIAAIEAGALVMLWRLLTRSRREVDELRRRADARNWLISGGREAVKTVWQTANLMRKEGFGAAVRSSIEDLADWAEVERPDLARVTPDGRVVILFSDIEESTALNERIGDRAWVKLIGAHDKLVHQLVQRRNGHVVKSQGDGFMVAFARAEQAVRCGIDLQHALHRNAKRKRHEAIRVRIGIHMGRSVRRGADLFGRNVAMAARVAGQAAGGQILVSEPVRDAISDCDDIRFDDGREVELKGFAGSYRLFAVEPTPDPDLD, encoded by the coding sequence ATGCCTGACGCGGGTGATGCGCTGCACATCGCGGTCCACGCCCTGGCCGGAATCGCCGCGATCGAAGCCGGCGCGCTCGTCATGCTGTGGCGGCTGCTCACCCGCAGCCGCCGGGAGGTCGACGAATTGCGGCGGCGCGCCGACGCCCGCAATTGGCTAATATCCGGCGGGCGTGAGGCCGTCAAGACGGTGTGGCAAACGGCGAACCTAATGCGCAAGGAGGGATTTGGCGCGGCGGTGCGCAGCTCGATCGAGGACCTCGCCGATTGGGCCGAGGTGGAGCGACCCGACCTGGCCCGCGTCACGCCGGACGGCCGGGTCGTCATCCTATTTTCCGACATCGAGGAGTCGACCGCCCTCAACGAGCGGATCGGTGATCGCGCGTGGGTCAAGCTGATTGGCGCGCACGACAAACTGGTTCATCAACTTGTCCAGCGACGGAACGGGCATGTGGTGAAGAGTCAGGGAGACGGATTCATGGTCGCGTTCGCCCGTGCCGAGCAGGCGGTGCGATGTGGCATCGACCTGCAGCACGCGCTGCACAGGAACGCAAAGCGCAAGCGGCACGAGGCAATTCGGGTACGGATCGGCATCCACATGGGCCGCTCGGTGCGTCGCGGCGCCGATCTCTTCGGCCGCAACGTCGCGATGGCGGCGCGCGTTGCCGGGCAGGCCGCCGGCGGCCAAATCCTGGTCAGCGAACCGGTGCGAGACGCCATCAGCGACTGTGACGACATTCGTTTCGACGACGGCCGCGAAGTCGAGTTGAAGGGCTTCGCGGGCAGCTATCGCTTGTTCGCGGTCGAGCCCACACCCGACCCCGACCTGGATTGA
- the ychF gene encoding redox-regulated ATPase YchF — protein MSLSLGIVGLPNVGKSTLFNALTRNNVVAANYPFATIEPNEGVVSLPDPRLDRLAELFGSERIVAAPVTFVDIAGLVKGASEGAGLGNKFLAHIRECDAICQVVRVFSDDDVTHVTGQVDPKSDIETVETELILADLQTLERALPRLAKEARTNKERKPAYDAALTAQELLDSGTTLFAAGVDRSLLRELNLLTTKPFLYVFNADEGVLTDAARVAELRQLVAPADAVFLDAAIESELSELDDESAAELLESIGQTERGLDALARAGFHTLKLQTFLTAGPKEARAWVIHQGDTAPKAAGVIHSDFEKGFIKAEVVSYDDLIAAGSMAAAKAAGKVRMEGKDYVMADGDVVEFRFNV, from the coding sequence GTGAGCCTGAGCCTGGGAATCGTCGGTCTGCCCAACGTCGGCAAGTCGACCCTGTTCAACGCGCTGACGCGGAACAACGTGGTGGCGGCGAACTATCCGTTCGCGACGATCGAACCGAACGAGGGCGTCGTTTCGCTGCCCGATCCGCGTCTGGACAGGCTGGCCGAGCTATTCGGATCGGAGCGCATCGTCGCGGCGCCGGTGACGTTTGTCGACATCGCCGGCCTGGTCAAGGGCGCATCCGAGGGCGCCGGGCTGGGCAACAAGTTCCTGGCCCATATCCGCGAATGCGACGCCATCTGTCAGGTGGTGCGCGTGTTCTCCGATGACGATGTGACGCATGTCACCGGACAGGTGGATCCCAAATCCGACATCGAAACCGTCGAGACCGAGCTGATCCTGGCCGACCTGCAGACCCTCGAGCGCGCCTTGCCGAGGCTGGCCAAGGAAGCCCGCACCAACAAGGAGCGCAAACCGGCCTACGACGCGGCGCTGACAGCGCAAGAGCTGCTCGATAGCGGGACGACGCTGTTCGCCGCGGGTGTGGATCGCTCGCTGTTGCGGGAGCTGAACCTGCTGACCACCAAGCCGTTCCTGTACGTCTTCAATGCCGACGAGGGGGTGCTGACCGACGCCGCGCGGGTCGCCGAGCTGCGCCAGCTTGTCGCCCCCGCGGACGCGGTGTTCCTGGACGCCGCCATCGAGTCCGAGCTGTCCGAGCTCGACGACGAGTCGGCCGCCGAGCTGCTGGAGTCGATCGGGCAGACCGAGCGGGGTCTGGATGCGTTGGCGCGGGCCGGTTTTCACACGTTGAAGCTGCAGACCTTCCTGACGGCGGGTCCGAAAGAGGCGCGGGCGTGGGTGATCCACCAGGGCGACACCGCGCCGAAGGCGGCCGGGGTGATCCACTCCGACTTCGAAAAGGGGTTCATCAAGGCCGAGGTCGTGTCCTATGACGACCTCATCGCCGCCGGGTCCATGGCGGCGGCCAAGGCCGCCGGCAAGGTCCGGATGGAGGGCAAGGACTACGTGATGGCCGACGGCGATGTGGTCGAGTTCCGTTTCAATGTGTAG
- a CDS encoding type II toxin-antitoxin system VapB family antitoxin, which yields MRTTITLDDALVDRAAELTGIRERSALVRAGLETLIRVESARRLAALGGSDPAATAAPRRRGRSA from the coding sequence GTGAGAACAACAATCACACTTGACGACGCGCTAGTCGACCGAGCCGCCGAACTGACCGGGATTCGGGAGAGGTCCGCGCTGGTGCGCGCAGGTCTCGAGACGTTGATCCGGGTCGAGAGCGCGCGCAGGCTCGCCGCGCTCGGAGGTTCGGATCCGGCTGCGACGGCGGCACCGCGCCGGCGCGGTCGCAGCGCATGA
- a CDS encoding DUF6542 domain-containing protein has translation MSAQRARSVVEPSHRSILPSIPGVPWWAAVLIATGATAVGYALDASHKELTHVFAALYLSGCVAAVLAVRQAGVFTAVIQPPLILFCAVPGAYWLFHGGKIGRLKDLLINCGYPLIERFPLMLGTAGGVLLIGLVRWYFGMSHRASPTTKDGTARAERTSLSSGLSGLRAKLASILGRDSDDQADEAPPTDSPLAHKVARPAKTRRAAHSSRSANRTTRTRSRYARPPLEATPEPPERPRRQTRRGATPPRDFDAADPPRRSRRRSRPEGDPDLRTPPPREVRRDPHPRRSPYERPAPRSSRFDSHDRLFEPPGPAEPFNRYERYGATYEPYAPPYEPYEPPRRRAAPPGSGGANPTHHPISRVRYRGQPPRDEPRAEFRDEPRVDRRGQSRAPRRSQGRPPAESWEYDV, from the coding sequence GTGTCAGCGCAGCGGGCGAGGTCAGTGGTGGAGCCAAGCCACCGCTCGATCCTCCCCAGTATCCCGGGTGTGCCGTGGTGGGCGGCGGTCCTCATCGCCACCGGCGCCACTGCCGTCGGGTACGCCCTCGACGCCAGTCACAAGGAACTGACGCACGTCTTCGCCGCTCTCTATCTATCCGGCTGCGTGGCAGCGGTGCTGGCGGTGCGGCAGGCGGGAGTGTTCACCGCGGTCATCCAGCCGCCGCTGATCCTCTTCTGCGCGGTGCCCGGCGCCTATTGGCTCTTCCATGGGGGCAAGATCGGCCGTCTCAAAGACCTCCTGATCAACTGCGGCTATCCGCTCATCGAACGTTTCCCGCTGATGCTGGGAACCGCTGGCGGCGTGCTCCTGATCGGGTTGGTCAGGTGGTATTTCGGGATGTCGCACCGGGCGAGTCCGACCACCAAGGACGGCACCGCCCGCGCGGAGCGAACGTCGCTCAGTAGCGGCCTGAGTGGCCTGCGCGCCAAGCTGGCCTCGATCCTCGGTCGCGATTCCGACGACCAGGCCGACGAAGCCCCACCCACCGACTCACCACTGGCCCACAAGGTCGCCCGTCCCGCCAAGACCAGGCGGGCGGCCCACAGCTCACGATCCGCCAACCGGACCACCCGAACCCGTTCCCGGTATGCGCGGCCGCCATTGGAGGCCACACCGGAGCCGCCCGAACGTCCACGGCGCCAAACCCGCCGAGGCGCAACGCCCCCGCGCGACTTCGACGCCGCCGACCCGCCGCGCCGCTCGCGCCGCCGGTCACGCCCAGAGGGTGATCCGGATCTGCGCACGCCGCCACCGCGGGAGGTGCGCCGTGATCCACATCCACGTCGTAGTCCCTACGAGCGGCCGGCACCGCGCAGCAGCCGCTTCGATTCCCACGACAGACTCTTCGAGCCCCCAGGTCCCGCCGAGCCCTTCAATCGTTACGAGCGCTACGGCGCGACGTACGAGCCGTACGCGCCGCCCTACGAGCCCTACGAGCCGCCGCGCCGTCGCGCCGCGCCGCCCGGGTCGGGCGGCGCCAACCCGACACACCATCCGATCTCACGGGTCCGCTACCGCGGACAACCCCCCCGAGACGAGCCTCGAGCCGAGTTTCGAGACGAACCGCGGGTGGACCGCCGGGGCCAATCGCGGGCGCCACGCCGGTCCCAGGGCCGGCCCCCGGCTGAATCCTGGGAATACGACGTCTGA
- a CDS encoding type II toxin-antitoxin system VapC family toxin, with protein MILVDTSIWIDHLHTAEPALVDLLGRAEVGCHRFVIEELALGSIKRRIEVLELLGQLSAFPALTHDEVLKLVDGKRLWGHGLSSVDAHLLGSVAVVSGAKLWTRDKRLVAVSRQLGVEFDADQ; from the coding sequence ATGATCCTGGTCGACACATCGATATGGATTGACCACCTTCATACAGCGGAACCCGCGTTGGTGGACTTACTTGGGCGAGCCGAGGTCGGCTGCCATCGGTTCGTCATCGAGGAGTTGGCCCTGGGGTCGATCAAGCGACGGATCGAAGTCCTCGAACTCCTCGGCCAACTCAGCGCCTTTCCCGCTCTGACTCATGATGAAGTATTGAAACTCGTTGACGGAAAGCGCCTTTGGGGTCATGGGCTGAGCTCCGTCGACGCACACCTCCTTGGTTCGGTCGCGGTGGTGTCAGGAGCCAAACTGTGGACTCGCGACAAGCGGCTCGTTGCGGTCAGTCGGCAGCTAGGGGTCGAATTCGACGCCGACCAGTGA
- a CDS encoding DNA-binding protein, producing the protein MSKHHHIDPATIHFGDDTVVEDVNLAEEEVIVDGERLTDVRADDIAADVLAKARARNLIPGGKSLSGGRKHSPVVQVRVSETTRARLEEIAKARKMSISKLSRQVLDEFVRREVS; encoded by the coding sequence ATGAGCAAGCACCACCACATTGACCCCGCCACAATCCACTTCGGCGACGACACCGTGGTTGAAGACGTCAACCTGGCCGAGGAAGAGGTCATTGTCGACGGCGAACGGCTCACCGACGTGCGTGCTGACGACATCGCGGCCGACGTGTTGGCCAAGGCACGGGCGCGAAACCTCATCCCCGGGGGCAAGTCCTTGTCCGGCGGTCGCAAGCACTCACCAGTCGTTCAGGTCCGGGTCTCTGAGACCACCCGGGCACGGCTTGAGGAGATCGCCAAGGCGCGCAAGATGAGCATCTCCAAACTGTCACGTCAGGTGCTCGACGAATTCGTCCGGCGCGAGGTGAGCTGA